The Pyrus communis chromosome 12, drPyrComm1.1, whole genome shotgun sequence genomic sequence GATGGCAAAGATGCTGCCAGCATGCCAAACCTAGTTCAAAGCACTTCAACTGCTACAAAGAAAAGGGGACGACCAAATTTGGGAAGGTTGAAGACTAAATCCCTTTCTGGACTGTCAGATGTGAATATTGGCATCGCCCTTGATAGCTATATTGTGCAAGAGTCGTCGGATGTACACCCTCTCATGCCGTGTGGTAAGCAAAAGAATAGAAAGATCGATGATGTAGTGAGTCCTGTTTGTCTGCATATTAAACAAACTACTGGAATACCGGATTTAAATGGGAACAATCTTCTACCTAGTCTTCTCGTTGATGATCAACAGGCTATTGGCACTGCTGCTTCTGAAGGTAAAGTTGTGTTAGAAAATAGGTTAGGGAATGAAACGGCTTCAGAGCATTTGAAGTCTAATATCCCTGCTGGCTTTGTAGATGTGAATGTTAACAATGTGAAACCTGGTTCGTTGGTTGTAGATCTGCGTGTTTCTCCTCAAGCTTTGTCTCGCCTGGATCCCAAACAGATTACGGGCTTACTCTCAGCTGAAACTAGGCCTGCacagagaaggagaaagagaaaggaGAAAGCAGAACCAAAGCCTCCGGCTGATGGTATTCCAGATTTGAATGGAAGCAGTGCTGAATGCAACTTATTTGGAAAGGCATATCAAGAGCCTAATGGCCTTACGCCTCCAATTAAACCAGAgcggaagaggaggaggaggagaaaaggAGAAGCTACTGCTATGCAGTGGAAACTGGATGTGAATAATGGTAAAGCTCAGATTAATGATAAGGCTCTGGCAACTGCTCTTATGTTAAACTTTTCCCCAGGAGTATCAATGCCTTCAAAAGATGATTTAATTTCAACATTTTGTCGGTTCGGACCTTTGAAGGAATCAGAGACACAGTTGTTGAAAGATCCTGGTAGTGCCCAGGTTGTATTCATGGAAAATGCTGATGCTGGAGAAGCACTTCGGAGTCTAGAGAAGGACAACCCCTTCTGTGGAAACCTCGTTAGTTACAAGCTCTTCCATCTTCCATCTGTCTCCAGGGTTTTAGAACCAGGTTGGTCTCTCCCAACAGGTCTAGCCTCTCCAAGTTTGCCTGAAAAGGCCCCTTGCCTTGACTTCATAAGGCAGAATCTTCAGATGATGACATCGATGTTGGAGAAGTCGGGTGACAATCTTTCTCCGGAGATGCGAGCAAAACTGGAGTGTGAAATCAAAGCCCTCCTGGAGAAGGTGAGCTCCATGACcggttcttcctcctcttcttaaTTGGAAACGAAGGTTATGGAAGTCCTATATGGGTTGTCTGTAATGTAGCAACTCCTTCGGGCTGGCTTTGTAGCTGATATAATGTTACAATTGGAGACCTATGTAATTTATTGCATGTAAGGCACAGGCAAATGACCTATTGCATTCGAACCTCTCTATCTCTAGTAATTTCGTTTTTCGTTATatcatccctctctctctctctctctctctctatctctctctctcgcaatAGCCAAATGACCTATTGCCAAAGTGAATGAAGCTGAATTTGAACAATGACGAGGTTATCTCGCACATGTTGGACCATTAGGTTTTCCTGTCTAGACTGGTTTGTTTGCGGTTTTCAACAAAACAGATCGGACCATTAGGTTTTTCTGTTTAAACCGTTATCGTTCAGTTTTCAGCCTGGTCGGAGTTTTGGTTTTCCATGGTGGTGGCAATGGACTGCCTTCAACGCCAGACGGCAAATTGGTCAACCAGTGTTTCAATCTTCAAGACCGCTGGAAAATTTATTTCAAACCAAGCTTTGCAGAACATTAATGCTTCATATCAATTTTGTAAAATGGCTAATGCCTGtaatccattcacaacacaaaactcaTATTCGAAAACTGCAAAACTTTCCGGAGATCAAGAAACCCGATCGAACAGAAACAACGATGCAAATCGTTTCAGGAACACAATGTAACCAACAAAGTAAAAGAACTTCGAATACTACTCCATAACAGCAACTCCTCCAGCAGCCTTTATTTTCTCAATTATGTCATTTGCTTCCTCTTTGGTAACCCCTTGTTTAAGCACACAAGGTACCTTCTCGACGAGATCTTTTGCCTCCTTCAATCCCAGACTGGTAAAAGTCCTGACTTCCTTGATCACCTTGATTTTTGCAGCAGCATCGAACTTCTCCAATTTCACATCAAAAGCCGTCTTCTCCACCTTCTTTTCCTCAGCCTTTGACCCAGCAGCTGCCCCTCCCTGTGAACCCAGGTCCATGCCTTCTGTTGATATGGGCTGCAGCTTCGGATGCCTTAGCCTTTCAGCAAGAGTAGGACCAAGTTGGCGGCGTTCTTCAGGGGCCAGTGCTGCGATTCGCTCAGCAAGCTGAACGATTTTATCTGAAGGTGGAGGTCTTGGGCCATACGGATCATAGAATGCAGGATATTTGTACTTTTTTGGCTTGGCACTGGGATCCCGGGGCACAAAATCAGGTTGGAAGCAACGAAACTGCAAAGGACCAGTTGTTTCAGGGAGAGTAGGACGCGCACGAAAAGATCTAGCAAGCGCAATGAGCCTCATGTTTCTTTTTGGATCAGTGGAAAAATTGCCTCATAGAATGAAAGATAGCTGATAAGGCTGTTATCTGCATTAACCAAGTTGCACCATTGGGTTAGTATAGAACAATCAGACCGAATGGAAAATGTCAAGAACTCGCTTGTCTGGAGGGAAAAACAGAGAAGAAACTTCAATTAGCAAAGGGAAGAACACTCCTTTTAACTGTACGTTTTACGAATGCAACATCAGCCTTACAGATTGGTTAAGTCTACAACTTTAGACTCGTTCTATATGTCAAATatgacaacaacaacaacaaaaaataccAATAAGAACAGAGTAAAATTAATAGAGGAATTCAAGGGGGCATTTCCACAAACATGTGGCGTGCCAGGACAATGGCTCGTAGAAACAGacaatttcccagaaaataatactcAAAAGCTATTAAATTTTCCGAACTGACACAATATTAAGCAATCCCATTAGCTTAAAAATCTCAGGATAATCCTTTCGATTCCCTCTTTACTAAAAGATCGTAAATGTGGTTCTGGGTTtctcacaaaactcaaaaatctccacggaagaaaacaaaaccatCTGAATTCGTAAGAAAGATTTAAGAGAAGCCCATAAGGAAGAAACTCACCGTAGTTTTATAAGCGCGAGCCAAAACAGCCGCCAACTCCAGGAGAGCCAATTGAGGCAGAGAGAGCAAACAGACGTCGGAGATGACTCTGGACCGTGGAAGCGTATATATGGTCGGGGTCGGTTACTATTGACCCAACTAAAATGATCTCTTTGCCTAATTTGCCCAAAGTTTCTGGGCTGGTGGACACAGTAATCTACTCTAGGCCCAATAATATGTCCCAACCTAATTAAGAAAATCTTACCTTTTTCAGAACAACTTACATAAAATGAATTCACAATCACGTGGTGCTCCGATTGAATAATGATGTGCCATGTAGAGAAAAAATTACACATAGTAATGCATTGTTGAGCAAAGAACTACGCTACGTGATGGTAAATCTGTTCTATATAAGTCTTTCTCCTATTTTCTAGCACCAACAATGGGTTACAATTaaggaaactttaacaaaaaacttccggtactattcattttaatgaaaaaccacatttttacactaaaaagtcaatcatggtactattcactttactcttttgtctttatcgttaaaactcaaagttttcaagcccttttcattagttttccttacaaTTAATGAAGTCACATGGCACGGAAGAACTCAAAAACTCAAAGATTATGGGTTTGCTTAtaattgcttttaaaatgattgacagCGTTTTTATGAGAGTGTTTTTTGATCCATTCTTTAGcaaaaatacaagtgaatcctagaaaagcacttgaaatgtttttggaactcaACAACACttaccaaaagcactttcaaacaagTCCTATATATTACATTTTGCTCTCACTGAAAACTCTGGTTTGCTCTCATTTTATTTCTCAACCATTCCCAACCAGAAAGGCAGTTTACAACACTTTATGATTATAATTTGATCACACTCCGATCTCCATCGACCATGCAGACAAACGGCACATTAAAAAGAGATAATTAAGAATACTGATTAAGTACTAAATAACacataatatatttaattaaatcttaTAGACCAAAAAGAGCCACGACTATATCTTCCTCGGTATTACAACAAAATCCTAAACCTTTGAATTCttttgcacttgcagccaatgAGTACAACAAATTGGAAGAAAGACTAAAagaccaaaaagaaagaaacaaaaagaaaataatagtaCAACAAAACCAATAGCCAAAGGCAGTACTCATTTTTGGACTCTCTTTGCTCCCATTCACACACACCTTGTTGAGTCAATAAAGATGAAAGCAATTCCACCTTCGTACATAACACCCCCATCCCCCccaaaaaaacagaaagaattTAAACCGCTTTCCTCGCAAATGACATACAATATCTAAGAATCGACAACATGGTCATTTGGCACCTATATGCATGTATGTGATGTCGACCCATCACAAACATGCACATACTTAGAGAACTGGCAATGCATGCAGTAGTAGTGGGAGTAGTTGAATAACCTACTGATCTAAATGCAGATGATTAAAATTAACTGAAGTCACTAATCGCAcctaattagtttaattaaacTAAAGGGTTGGTTGTGGAGGGACCATAATTGTTCATGACATTGGTCCATAATCCTAGACCATTGAGGTACCCAAATGACTCCTTTCCATGGTCAGAGCAGCCTTGGTCTTGCCACTCAAGTGACAAGAGCTTTGTGTTTGGCTTCACATCCATTGCATTAATCTGATGATGATCCTCATGATTTGCTTGATCATATGGCAACATTAGCCTCTGGCAACTGTCCATGAAATTACCATTCTGCACATCAAGTGATGACATCCCAAATGGAGATGAGCACAGGCCATGGTGATGAAAGCTTGACTGATGATCTAATCCATGACTAACTCCTCCCATATTATTTCCAAACCCACCCATCATACCCAAATCAGAACCATTCCCCATGAAATCATAGTTCCTGGCATTCCCCACGATAGCCTCCAACTTGCTCTCCATGAAATCAATAGGCCTAGGGTTACTGTTGTCCATGAAGCTACTAGGGTTCATAGTACTCCCAAGCATCAAGTTATTGAGGTGTGAATACTGCATCTGATCAGGAAATGAAAGGTGGAGATCAGTTGGGGTGTGAGATATCGATGACGAGGAGGATCCGGGGTGGTAGTTTTGGTTCATCAGCGATGAAGGGTTCTGATCATTGGGTTTCTTGGAAGaaactttcttgttctttctaCACCCGCCGCCCACGGGGATGTTTCTGAGGGTTCCACCTTTGGTCCAGTACCTTCTGCAGGTCTTGCAAAAGTACCTAGGTTGGGAGAGGCTGTAGTTGTTGTAGTAGCAAAACTTGGTGTGGGTGGACTCGCACCTAGGGCACTTGAGGGCTTGGTCGTGCTGGGGCCTCAGCCTCCGCTCGATCAACGGCCTCGAGCACGTTAACATGTCGCCGGATAACGGTGAGGATGAGTCCATCGGGGAGTCCTCGTGAATCGTTCCCTTCAGACATGGAAAGGAATTTGGAGATTGCGTCAGAAAATAATACTTTTACCCCACCACTTTATAATTTTAGGGCGACACACATTCTTTTCCCTTCCACTGCATATCAATCAATCCAATATAAAGCTAGCTAAAAAGTACGACTACTGACTCCAGTGAAAATAGCTTAAGAAAATTGGAAACTCGAGGGGAAAAAAGGAAATGGGAAATTTGAAGCTACTCAACTTTCATCAAATTATTGTTGACGTTATGCTCAAATTTatgaattaataaataaatgatgGGAAACTTTACATTACTAATGACGGGTTTTGAACTCCGAATCTCTATCTACTCCTATTTATAACCCTATCGTAGGCTAAACTAGCTAAAATAATAGCATTTTCAGCAGTACAAAGCGCGCTGTCTATAAGATACTTTGGTCTTCTAAATCCTAGGAAAAATGTATATTAGTTATTCCCCTGCGCTTTCAATATATTACATTTTCAGAAGCGAACTCATGATGAACTGAGGATGGAGCTGGTGGTCacataatataaattaaactaaattaaatgtCCGCCatgaaatcaaaaacaaaaataaaacagaaatgaACACAatggtgatgatgaagaagCACTACAACGTACCTGTAGCCAGTCAGATGAATCCATGCAAACTTGCAGAGAGTTGTGACCCATCAAACAAAACTAACCAAACTCAGAtcagagagcgagagagagagagagagagagagagagagtcaaaaCAGAGGCAACAATTTTAACCAAAGCTTTTCCttcatacacacttcatttCATTAGCTGTCTCTCAGTAAcactaagagagagagagagagagagagagaacaagtATGTTAATGAAGGAGAAAGGGCTACAGATAGAGAAGGATAGAAGTAGCTAAGTGAAGAGCGAGGAGGGTTCTTATTGTGTGGGAGGGGTTGGTGTGGGAACTATATAAGGCGATCCAGTGTGTATGTTTGAGTAAGCTGCTGAGCTTGCTAACCCTACACTCTCTTTCGTCGGTGGCAACAGCAATGGGGCCCTACTATGTCTGCACCCAGCCCAACATTGGCCCTACACCTTACCTCACCTTGACTGAAACCCCTACTTCACAACCAATGGCCCTGATGCCGTCATGGGTTTTGGGATTAGACAGCTAAGACCGTTGATGTGATAGTCTCACACGTCAGATATCACTCTGTAGTCTTCACACTTGAACGATCGTCAGTTTATGTTACATGAAAGAAGATGAGAGACTCAGAATATTTGGGTCCTCGATAAAGGAGGATCCCGAAAGAGCACTCCACTTAGGGGCCCAAACGTGTGGGTCCTATTCGCCCTCCTTCTACAAGCAAAGGATATATTCTCCCCTTCCACCCCCTAGTCACGTGCCACATTATAGTATGTACGTATGTCCGTTGTTTTCTTAGGCTTCTATAGAGTTCATAATCAACTCCATAGTAAACTATTAATTTGAAACTGTGTGATATCAGTTGTTCAATATATCGAGCTTACACTTACATCCTTTTTTGTATGTGTAGACATCATAAATGTGAAAACACAAACATAGTCTCACTATATACCATATACCCCtagaaactttaaaaaaaatatgcaatgtCCCTTACTTTTCAATGTAGAATTCACACTCTTAACACGCTCTGTCACACGTAGCGACATTTAAGTGTCTTTTAATATCTTGATGCAGATGATTCACACACATTCTACTTTGATGCCATAAAGGGCGTTGTGGTTCCGCTTCCGCCATAAACTCAGTTGATGATAGAAAAAGAAGTCATACTACTTACAAGCACAATGTATATCGTAGTTCTTTAACATGAGATTCACAAACTCTATAGTTAGACAACCACTAACCCTTGCCAACAATGCATAACGATCAATTACAACAtaatgtatgtgtgtatattaTATTGACTATAATTTTTATGGATTGTGCTAGAGAAACCATCTACTTGAACTATATTTTATGAATCACATGATATGACGGCTGATGGttagactttttttttaaatcagtAGAAAAAGAATTCAACTATTAAAGATCCTTGTATGGACTATAAAGTATAGTCTAAGAACataatctctctaacatttttctatttttataacCCAACTCAAATCAAATAACACTTGGCGCGCTGTTGTGAATTAGAACGAACTAGGGACATTTGATTGAGCTAGCTCTCATTAGTCTAACATATATTTgtgacatgcatgcatgcatgccatGACTAACTGGATGACGCTCGATCTTGATAACCTTGATGGTTCGATGGCGTGAGGAAGACACTCAAAATCTATGGGGCCCAAAAGTTCATTTGTCAGATGAGTGAATAAAGTGGTTTGTGTGCCCACGTTAAATTCACCGTACACTAACTGTTCTATATTCCCATATACAGTTCAGAGACAGTGATTCTATCTGATCTCTGTTTTCTTAATCATTTCATGTTCTTTTCTCAGCTGCTGcatatatttttagaaaaattaataaaaatagtttgagaactttaagttttaataataaggataaaataaagggtaaagtgaacaataccagggattgacattttagtgtaaaaatatagtttttcgttaaagtgaacagtacaaggaatttttcattaaagttccctatATTTTTTTATCAGTTCAATGATGACTATAACTGTACAAATATCCTTATGGTGGAATCTGATCACACCATCTCATTTGATTGAGATTCACCCTAGATTTCTATGTTTGGAGCTCAAATGTCGAGAAATTCAAACTATTTAATTCTAATCTTAGGGTTCCTATTAGTATATCATACAAATCTACCTTACAAAAATCCGAAAACTTGAACGACTTGAATCTCTCTCTTCTTGAATGATACAGATCTTTCGATCTATGGGCTCCTGATAAAAAAATCCGGAGTAGATTTCATTCCATCCCGATCAACTTCATTTTATCAtttgctttgtttctttttaattatttgttagCTGGTGTGTTGAACCAATTAAAGAACTTTCATAATCACTTTGTGATGAGCTTGCATGCGGGTTTTGAAAGTAAGCAATCATTTTGAGGGACGAAGGGCCACGTAGCTTTTTCAACTATGTACAATGTATATTGAGTTCTATTAATTAGGGTTTCGATTAATCTTATGTGTATGTATTCTAAAATTTATGATATTTATCAAATTGTTAGTTTTGATCTCTTTTGATTTAACTTTGTTGATTCAATAAAATGCATGGGAATAATATAGCTATACATGTTGTGTGTTTTAACATTATAGATCTACATTATAAgcactaataataataatattgccAAAACAAGGTCAAATTTCATGCAAGGGGAGTTGAGCAGTAGATGCATATTGGTTTGAATACATGTCTAGTTTTTTTATAATGTATTACGTACCCTTAACCCTATATTTCGCAGCTATCCATCGCGTTCCACTTATATGTCAGTAATTGTGAGAGAAAGACGTATTGCATTTCGTCTGAAGGTCTTCTTAACTATACAAATTTGAGAAGAATTTTGAGATCATTTGTGTCTCACACTGCTTGGATGAAATGTCAAAGTATACGTTATAaggtatatatagatatatagtcAAGCATATAGAGTAGGGTCACTCTTTTTCAAGGGAGGATTGAACAATACTAAAGGGCATGTAAATttaaaatacacacacacacacatatatatctatatacatatatatatatatagatatatatatatataagtatcaaCTTTATCCGCATTCCGGTTGCAGATTCGGCATGCTCTCATTCATGAAACACGTTTTAGGGCGATTTAAGATCGGCCATTGCTACAAAACACACCAGTACTAACTAGGATACTAATCTTTTTCTTCAGCATGGCACATGCTGTGCACTGCGGGGGCATG encodes the following:
- the LOC137710410 gene encoding dof zinc finger protein DOF5.6-like yields the protein MGHNSLQVCMDSSDWLQGTIHEDSPMDSSSPLSGDMLTCSRPLIERRLRPQHDQALKCPRCESTHTKFCYYNNYSLSQPRYFCKTCRRYWTKGGTLRNIPVGGGCRKNKKVSSKKPNDQNPSSLMNQNYHPGSSSSSISHTPTDLHLSFPDQMQYSHLNNLMLGSTMNPSSFMDNSNPRPIDFMESKLEAIVGNARNYDFMGNGSDLGMMGGFGNNMGGVSHGLDHQSSFHHHGLCSSPFGMSSLDVQNGNFMDSCQRLMLPYDQANHEDHHQINAMDVKPNTKLLSLEWQDQGCSDHGKESFGYLNGLGLWTNVMNNYGPSTTNPLV
- the LOC137710412 gene encoding uncharacterized protein → MRLIALARSFRARPTLPETTGPLQFRCFQPDFVPRDPSAKPKKYKYPAFYDPYGPRPPPSDKIVQLAERIAALAPEERRQLGPTLAERLRHPKLQPISTEGMDLGSQGGAAAGSKAEEKKVEKTAFDVKLEKFDAAAKIKVIKEVRTFTSLGLKEAKDLVEKVPCVLKQGVTKEEANDIIEKIKAAGGVAVME